The region ATGTGCACTTCCAGTTCGACTCGGCCAAGCTGACGACGGCGGATAAAACCAAACTCGACGTTATTGCCACTCGCCTGAAAAAAGAAGCCCCGAGCGCGCAACTGCGGGTCAGTGGGCATACCGACAGCGTCGGTAAAGACGCCTACAACCAGAAACTCTCGGAAAAACGCGCCCACTCGGTCACGGACTACTTGATCAGTTCCGGTGTACCGCGCAGTAACTTTGTGTCGGTGACCGGTGCGGGCGAAAGCCACCCGGTAGCAGACAACAAAACCGCTGAGGGGCGTGCATTGAACCGCCGCGTGGAAATCCAGATCAACCGCTGACCATCCTTGCCCCTGTGCGAGCCACAGGGGCATTGCCGGCGATCCCCATCAAGTTTTTTCATCCTTCACTGGCAAATCGCCTGCAGAAGTCGGTACTGTGCGCCCAAAGAATAATAGGCAGGGGCATGCGGGATGAAAGTGTTTTGGGGACTGGGAAAATGTCTGACGTTGCTGTTCTGGGGCGTGGTGCTGGTCAATCTGTTCCGGCCGCTGACTAATCCGTTCCACCTGTTGGTCAGCCTGGCCGGCAGTCTGTTGTTTCTTACCCACCTGTTGGAGCTGCTGTTGTTCAACAGCAGCGTGAAGCACCGTGCCCACCCCTGGCGTGACCGCTTGCAGATTCTGCTGGTGGGGATGTTCCATGTGCGGGGCCTGTCGGCGCCTGCAGCGTTTAATGAAACGAACAAGGAGGCCAATCATGCGTAAGGTTTTTCTGTTGGCCCTGTTGGTCAGCCCTATCGCCCTGGCCCAGAGTGTCAGTGTTGAAACCAACTCGCTGATGCGTTTGCCCAGCAGCACCAGCGTTTTGCAGCTTGAACGCCTGGATGTGGCGGACTACGGCACATTGTTGGTCCCGGCTACGATCAGCCAGGTCAGCGTGGATGAGCTGCACCTGGGCCGCGAAGCGCGTATCACCATCGCCCCCGGCAATACCGCGCTGCAATTGCAGGTGCGCAATGCGCAACTGGAGCATGGCAGCCAGATCACCTCGCGCGGCGCCCCGGGCACCCATGAACGGCCGGCCAAGGCCGGGCGGGATCTGGTCCTGCGCATCAATGCCCTGACCGCCGACGAATTGTCGGTGGATGCCCGAGGCGGCGCCGGCGCCCAAGGGTATGCCGGCCTGGATGGCGCCAACGGTGTGGACCCGGGTTGCACCTGGGGTTCGGCCGGGCGTGGCGCCAATGGTGATAACGGCGGCGATGGCCTGCCAGGCGCGGCAGGGGCGCAAGTGCGGGTCGAGTTGCCGCAGAGCTTCCCGGCTGAGCAGATCAAGGTCTGGGTCGATGGCGGAGCGGGCGGTTTGGCGGGGACAGCGGGTAAGCCCGGCAAAGGTGGGCAGTCCAAAGGTTGTGTGGTGTATCGCGCCGATGGCGGCGATAAGGGGCGGCCAGGGCTGGAAGGGCAACCGGGGCCGGCTGGGCCTGCAGGTGCTGTGACTATTCAGCGGCTCTGAGTCGACGGGTCTGACGCTATCGCGGGCAAGCCCGGCTCCCACAGGTGATTGTATTTCAATGTGGGAGCCGGGCTTGCCCGCGATGGCGGACTCAAGGTCGCCTCAGAACATCGGGCGAGCCGAAGCAATTGCTACCACCACCAGCCCCACAATCAAATTGATCCCCACCAGCTTGCGAATCTGCCCCAGCGCAGCCGCACCCGCCGGCCAATCCTCAGCCGCCACCGCTGTCCGCAGTTCCGGGAACTTCAACGCCTGGATGCGGATAAACAGCGCCGTCATCACTAGATATAAGCCCATCATCACCTGCACATAACGCGGCGCGGTTTCAAAACCGCTGAAGCGCAATTGCAACAGGCCGATGCCGCTGATCGGCAAAACCAGCACCGCGACCCAGACCCATACGAAAAAACGTTGAAACACATTCGCCCACAGCTTGAGCCGGGCAGGGCCCTCAAGTGCCGCCATGGCGGCGGGGCGCAGGATCATCCAGGCGAAAAACATACCGCCGACCCAGATCAGGGCGGCCAGTACATGCAGGGTGTAAGCGAGGCTAAACGCGGTCATTGTGGTACTCCGTTCTGCGCGGGATTAATTAGCGGGGTATGATAGCGGCCGATCCGAACCACTGAAAATTTATCCAGCGTTTTTTGCGCCCGACAATCCATGATCAGCACTGAACTCAAAACCACGATCCAGGGCGCCTATTCGCGTTTTCTCGAAGCCAAGAGCTTGAAACCGCGCTACGGCCAACGCCTGATGATCGCCGAAGTGGCCAAAGTCCTCGGGGATATCGACACCGACGACGAAGGTCGGCGCAGTGGCGACCCCGCGGTCGTGGCCGTCGAGGCCGGCACCGGTACCGGCAAGACCGTGGCCTACAGCCTGGCCGCGATCCCTACCGCCAAGGCTGCCGGCAAGCGCCTGGTGATCGCTACCGCCACTGTCGCCCTGCAAGAGCAGATCGTCTACAAAGACCTGCCCGACCTGATGCGCAACAGCGGCCTGAACTTCACCTTCGCCCTGGCCAAGGGCCGTGGCCGCTACATGTGCCTGTCCAAGCTCGACGTATTGTTGCAGGAAGGTCACGCACAAACCGCCACGGCTTCGCTGTTCGAAGAAGAAGGTTTCAAGATCGAGGTTGATGAAGTCAGCCAGAAGCTGTTTACCAGCATGATCGAGAAGCTCGCCGGCAATAAATGGGACGGCGACCGCGACAGCTGGCCCACTGCTTTGGAAGATGCCGACTGGGCGCGCCTGACGACCGATCACAGCCAATGCACCAACCGCCATTGCCCCAACTTCGGGCAGTGCGCCTTCTACAAGGCCCGCGAAGGCATGGGCAAGGTCGATGTGATCGTTACCAACCACGACATGGTCCTGGCTGACCTGGCCCTGGGCGGTGGCGCCGTATTGCCGGACCCGCGCGACACCCTTTACGTATTCGACGAAGGTCACCACCTGCCGGATAAAGCCATCGGCCACTTCGCCCACTACACACGCCTGCGCTCCACCGCCGATTGGCTGGAAACCACCGCCAAGAACCTCACCAAACTGCTGGCCCAGCACCCGCTGCCCGGCGACCTGGGCAAGCTGATCGAGCAAGTGCCGGAGCTGGCGCGGGAGATCAAGACCCAGCAGCAATTCATGTTCAGCGCCTGCGAGCAGGTTGCCGACTTCAAGCCCGGTGAGGATGTGGAAGGCCGTGAGCGGCCACGTCACCGCTTTGTCGGCGGGCTGATCCCCGAGCACATGCGCGAAATGGGCATCGAGCTGAAAAAGGGCTTTTCGCGCCTGACCGACCTGTTCACGCGTTTGACTGACCTGCTCAAGGAAGGCATGGACGGCGAGGTCAACATCGGCATCGCCAGCAACCAGGCCGAAGAATGGTACCCGTTGTTCGGCAGCCTGCTGTCGCGTTCCCAAGGTAACTGGGAGCTGTGGACCGCCTTCACCGTTGAAGACCCGGAAGACAACCCGCCGATGGCGCGCTGGCTGACCTTGTCGGAAAGCGGCGCGCTGTTTGATATCGAGGTCAACGCCAGCCCGATCCTTGCCGCTGAAATGCTGCGCCGCAACCTGTGGAACGTGGCCTACGGCTGCCTGGTAACGTCGGCCACACTGACGGCCCTGGGCACTTTCGATCGATTCCGCATGCGTGCCGGCCTGCCGAAAAAAGCCGTCACCGCCGTGGTGCCGAGCCCGTTTCATCACGCCGACGCGGGCGTGCTACGGGTGCCGGACCTCAAAGCAGACCCGCGCGACGCGCCGGCCCACACGGCGGCGATCATCCGCGACCTGCCGGAGCTGGTCGAAGGTTCGCGCGGCACGCTGGTGCTGTTTTCCTCGCGTAAACAGATGCAGGACGTGTTCGATGGCCTCGACCGCGACTGGCGCAAGCAAGTGTTTATTCAGGGCAACCTGTCCAAACAGGAGACCCTGAACAAGCACAAGGCGCGGGTCGACGGTGGGGATTCCAGCGTGTTGTTCGGCCTGGCCAGCTTCGCCGAAGGCGTGGACTTGCCCGGCGCCTACTGTGAGCACGTAGTGATCGCCAAAATCCCGTTTTCGGTGCCGGATGATCCGGTCGAGGCGGCCCTGGCCGAATGGATCGAAGCGCGGGGCGGTAACCCGTTCATGGAAATCTCGGTGCCTGATGCGTCCTTGAAGCTGGTCCAGGCCTGCGGTCGCTTGCTGCGCACCGAAGAGGACCGGGGCACCATCACCTTGCTTGACCGCCGTTTGGTCACTCAGCGCTACGGCAAAGCTATCCTCAATGCCTTGCCGCCGTTCAGGCGCGAAATTTCTTAAGCCACCGTGGGCGAACTCGCCCACTTCGTGGTCTATCTCACTGCCAACGCTTTATGTCATCAGGCCAGTCACCGGCCGTTTGGGAGAACCTTGTTCGTATGATTCGCACGCTGCCCGCTCTGTTTGCCTTGTTGTTCACCGCGCCCTTGATGGCTGCGCCTGCCGGGCAACAAACGCTGTTCAACTTCGTCCGGCCTGCCGATGTGGTCAAGGTGGCGACCCAGGACGCCAGCTTGCCCCAATACAATGCCGAGCAAACCGCCGAAGGCGAAGTGCTGCGCCGCATCACCTTCAACCCGGCGGCCGAACCGAGCCTGGTGCTTAGCCCGCAGACCGGCGTGTGGGACTGGTCGCAATCCGGCGCCATGAGCCTGCGTATCCAGAGCGCCATGGACTGGGCGCTGACCCTATACGTGAAGGTGCAGAGCACGGACGGCAAGACCCTGGTCAGCCGCATCGACCTGCCGGCCGGCCCGGTGCAGACCTTGTTGATCCCGCTGCAAGCCAACTCGCCGCTGAGCCAGGGCATGAAGGCCGGCCCGCCGATGCCAATCACCGTAGATGGCCAGCGCGTACTGCTGGCCGGCAGTGCCGGTGAGATTGACCGCAGCCAGGTGGCGTCGGTGACGTTGTCGATGATCAAGCCCAATGCTGCCCAAAGCATCCTGCTGGAGCGCTTCGGTGTGCAGGACAGCGAGCCGGTGCTGAAGGCGGCCTACAGCGAATTGGTCGATGCCTATGGCCAGTCCACTCGCACGCGCTGGCCGGAAAAAGTCAGCAGTGACGAGCAACTCAAGGCCGCCGCCGCCAAAGAGCAACAACAGCTCAAGGGTTGGTTGGCCGAGCGCGATAAATCAGCGCTTGATCAATATGGTGGCTGGAACAAAGGCCCGGCGTTTGAAGCGAGCGGGTTTTTCCGCACCGAGAAGCGTGACGGTCGTTGGTACCTGGTGACGCCGCAAGGCCATCCGTTCTACTCCCTGGGCGTCAACACCGTGGCCCCGGACAACAACCAGACCTACGTGGCCGGGCGCGAGTGGATGTTTGCCGCGTTGCCCAAGGTCGGCGAGCCGTTCGACAAGTATTACGGAAGCGGCGATAACCGTGGCGGCAACGGCGCCGACCAGGGCCGTGGCTTCAATGTAGGGCGTTGGTACGATTTTTACGGCGCCAATTTGCAGCGTGCCTACGGGACTGATGGGTTCGACCAGAAGCGCTGGGTCACCCACACCCTCGACCGTCTGCAAGCCTGGGGTTTCAACACCGTAGGCAACTGGAGCGACGAAGCGTTGGCCACCGCCGACCGCGTGCCGTACACCTTGCCGCTGTCGATTGTCGGTGACTACGCCAGCATCAGCACCGGCACCGACTGGTGGGGCGGCATGCCCGACCCGTTCGACCCGCGGTTTGCCATGGCCACCGAGCGCGCCGTGGCCATTGCGGCCCGCGATCACCGCGATGATCCCTGGCTGATCGGCTTTTTTGCCGACAACGAGCTTGCCTGGGCCGGTCCGGGTGATGATCCGAAATCCCGTTACGCCTTGGCCTACGGCACCCTGCGCATGACCACCGACGTACCGGCCAAGCGCGCGTTCCTCAAGCAACTGCGCGACAAGTACCGCAACGAAGATGGCCTGTCGAAAGCCTGGGGTATCCATCTGTCCGGCTGGGAGCTGATGGAAGACCCTGGGTTCGAGCCGCCGATGCCGAGTCCCGAGCATCCGGAAATCGAAGCTGACTTTAAATACTTCCAGAAGACCTTCGCCGATGCCTACTTCAAGACCATCTCCGACTCGCTGAAATGGCACGCGCCCAACCATTTGTTGCTGGGTGGCCGGTATGCCGTCAGCACGCCTGAATCCGTGGCGTCCTGCGCCCAGTATTGCGATGTACTGAGCTTCAATATGTACACCCTCAAGCCCCAGGACGGTTATGACTTCGCCGCCTTGCACGCGCTGGACAAACCGGTGCTGATCACCGAGTTCAACTTTGGCTCGGCAGACCGTGGCCCGTTCTGGGGCGGCGTCACTCAACTGGCCCGGGAAGAAGACCGCGGCGCGGCGTACAGCAACTTCCTCAAACAGGCCATGGCCGAGCCGTCGATTGTCGGTGTGCACTGGTTCCAGTATCTGGACCAGCCGGTGACCGGCCGTCTGCTCGACGGCGAGAACGGCCACTTCGGGCTGGTGGGCATCACCGATGTGCCGTTCCAGGGCTTTGTCGACAGCGTGCGTAAAAGCAACCTGGCAGCGGTGGATCAACTGGGCAAAGAGGCTGAAAAGGCCAAGGCGGCCAGCGCGGTGCGTGAGCATGAAGGCGGGAAGTCGGGGCATGAAGGCAAAGGCCCGGGGCAGGGCGCCGGGCATGCTGGCGGGCACGCTGGAAATGGCCATTGATTCATCGTTGACGGGTTCACAAAACCCCCAAGGACTGGAACAATGTCGGCCAATTCTTACGGTGTTTTCCAAGGCGGCTTAGGTGCAGATTCAGGGTCATTACGAGCTCCAGTTCGAAGCGGTACGTGAAGCGTTCGCCGCGTTGTTCGATGACCCGCAGGAGCGTGGTGCCGGGCTGTGTATCCAGATCGGCGGCGAAACCGTCGTCGACCTGTGGGCGGGTACCGCCGACAAGGATGGCGCTGAGGCCTGGCACAGCGACACCATCGTCAACCTGTTTTCCTGCACCAAGACCTTCACCGCCGTTACGGCCCTGCAATTGGTGGCCGAGGGCAAGTTGCAACTCGACGCCCCTGTCGCCAACTACTGGCCCGAGTTTGCGGCGGCCGGTAAAGAAACCATCACCTTGCGCCAGTTGCTCTGCCACCAGGCCGGGCTGCCGGCGATTCGCGAGATGCTGCCCACCGAAGCCCTGTATGACTGGCAATTGATGGTCGACACCCTCGCGGCCGAGGCCCCGTGGTGGACGCCGGGCCAAGGGCATGGCTACGAGGCCATCACTTACGGCTGGCTGGTCGGCGAATTGCTGCGCCGTGCCGATGGGCGCGGGCCGGGTGAGTCGATTGTGGCGCGGGTTGCGCGGCCCCTGGGCCTGGACTTCCATGTCGGGTTGGCGGACGAAGAGTTTTATCGTGTTGCACATATAGCGCGCAGCAAAGGCAATATGGGCGATGAAGCCGCGCAACGGTTACTTCAAGTAATGATGCGCGAACCGAACGCCATGACTACGCGTGCATTTGCCAATCCACCGTCTATTCTGACCAGCACTAATAAGCCCGAATGGCGGCGCATGCAGCAGCCAGCGGCAAATGGTCACGGTAATGCGCGCAGCCTGGCGGGTTTTTATAGCGGATTGTTGGACGGTAGTTTGCTCGAAGCGGACATGCTCGAACAATTGACCCGCGAACACAGTATCGGGCCGGATAAAACCTTATTGACCCAAACCCGTTTCGGGTTGGGCTGCATGTTGGATCAGCCGCAATTGCCCAACGCCACGTTCGGCCTTGGCCCACGTGCGTTTGGGCACCCGGGCGCCGGTGGTTCGGTGGGGTTTGCCGACCCTGAACATGATGTAGCGTTTGGTTTCGTGACTAATACACTGGGGCCTTATGTACTTATGGACCCGCGTGCACAGAAGTTGGTCGGAATATTGGCCGGTTGTCTGTAAAGAGCTTGCTGTTTCACGTTTTTTTGTTACAAAGGCAAGTATAAGAAGGCGCTGAACGAAATTTTGTAACTTTAATGTTCTGTAAGCGTCTGTTTAACGGGTCACCCAGACCCCCTGGTTTTTTCTCATTTTGTGGATATCTCATGTTATCGAACAAGTCCTTGGCACTGGCGCTGTGCCTCACTATTACTGGCTGCGCACAAACTCCACAAAATGATGCCGAAGGTGGGCATTGGTGGTCATTTGGATCTGATAAGGCTGCTACCAAGGACGCAGTGACCCAAAACGACGCCAAACCAGATGCCAAACCTGCTGCGGGCGCCAAGCCTGTCGCGCCGGTTGCTGCCGCAGCTGCCGCTCCAGCGCCTGCCGCTGCCGCCGCACCTGCTCCGGTCGCCAAGGCTGACACCGGTTCCAGCTGGTGGCCATTCTTCTCAAAGAGCGCTGATGAAAAGGCCGCGGATGCCAAGGCCGACTTGAAAGCCGACCTCAAGGCTGCAACCCCGGCTTCTACCCCGGACGCTGCGCCGGCTGTCGCCAAGACCGACACCGAGACCAAATGGTGGTGGCCTTTCGAAAGCAAGCCGAAGCCACTGGCCAAGGTCGATGTGACCAACGTGCCGATGCCGGACCCGAAAATCACCCAAGCCTGGCTGGACGACTATGAGCCGCGCCTGCGCGCCGCCATCAAGGACAGCAACCTGCAACTGGAGCGTCGCGAGAACGTACTCGTTGTGATCGCGCCGGTTGATGGCTCCTACAACCCGAAACGTCCAGCCATGTTGCTGCCGGTTACCCTCGGCCCGTTCACTCGCGTTGCCAAGGCGGTTGAAGGCGATCCGAAGACCGCTGTGCTGGTGCTCGGCCACGTCGACACCAATGGTGCCGAACCGGTTAGCCAGGCGTTGACCCGCGAGCGCGCGCAGTCCATCGCTTCGATTTTCAGCCTCAGCGGTTTGAAGCAGGATCGCCTGATGATGCGTGGCATGGGTGACCTTATGCCGCGTGCCGCCAACGACAGCAACCAGGGCCGTGCGCTGAATCGTCGCATGGAAATCCTGTTCACTCAGCGTACAACTATGTTGGCGTTGCTGAGCAAGTACAACTCGGGCAAACCACCGGTCGCTGACATGGTCGCTGTGCAAACTGCGCCAGCCCCTGCACCGGCTCCGGCTGCGAAAAAAGCGGCTCCGGCGAAAAAGGCCCCGGCCAAGAAAGCCGCCGCCAAGCCAGCTGCGAAAAAAGCCGCTGCCAAGCCTGCCGCGAAGAAAGCAGCACCGAAGGCTGACGCCCCGGCTGCAAATGACCAGGCGAAAAACTGATCCGTTGAAACAGAAGGATAAAGCCGCATGACCCAGGCACTGGCCGATATGCGCCGTGACTACACACGTGACGGTTTGAGCGAGGCCCAGGCACCGGGCGAGCCGTTTGCGTTGTTCCACCAATGGTTTGGCGAGGCGGTAAAAACCGAGCAGCCACCGGTGGAGGCCAATGCCATGACGTTGGCAACGGTTGATCAGGACGGTCGCCCGCACTGCCGCATCCTGTTGCTCAAGGGCCTGGACGCGCAGGGCTTTA is a window of Pseudomonas antarctica DNA encoding:
- a CDS encoding DUF1145 domain-containing protein, whose protein sequence is MKVFWGLGKCLTLLFWGVVLVNLFRPLTNPFHLLVSLAGSLLFLTHLLELLLFNSSVKHRAHPWRDRLQILLVGMFHVRGLSAPAAFNETNKEANHA
- a CDS encoding CopD family protein, whose product is MTAFSLAYTLHVLAALIWVGGMFFAWMILRPAAMAALEGPARLKLWANVFQRFFVWVWVAVLVLPISGIGLLQLRFSGFETAPRYVQVMMGLYLVMTALFIRIQALKFPELRTAVAAEDWPAGAAALGQIRKLVGINLIVGLVVVAIASARPMF
- the dinG gene encoding ATP-dependent DNA helicase DinG, which translates into the protein MISTELKTTIQGAYSRFLEAKSLKPRYGQRLMIAEVAKVLGDIDTDDEGRRSGDPAVVAVEAGTGTGKTVAYSLAAIPTAKAAGKRLVIATATVALQEQIVYKDLPDLMRNSGLNFTFALAKGRGRYMCLSKLDVLLQEGHAQTATASLFEEEGFKIEVDEVSQKLFTSMIEKLAGNKWDGDRDSWPTALEDADWARLTTDHSQCTNRHCPNFGQCAFYKAREGMGKVDVIVTNHDMVLADLALGGGAVLPDPRDTLYVFDEGHHLPDKAIGHFAHYTRLRSTADWLETTAKNLTKLLAQHPLPGDLGKLIEQVPELAREIKTQQQFMFSACEQVADFKPGEDVEGRERPRHRFVGGLIPEHMREMGIELKKGFSRLTDLFTRLTDLLKEGMDGEVNIGIASNQAEEWYPLFGSLLSRSQGNWELWTAFTVEDPEDNPPMARWLTLSESGALFDIEVNASPILAAEMLRRNLWNVAYGCLVTSATLTALGTFDRFRMRAGLPKKAVTAVVPSPFHHADAGVLRVPDLKADPRDAPAHTAAIIRDLPELVEGSRGTLVLFSSRKQMQDVFDGLDRDWRKQVFIQGNLSKQETLNKHKARVDGGDSSVLFGLASFAEGVDLPGAYCEHVVIAKIPFSVPDDPVEAALAEWIEARGGNPFMEISVPDASLKLVQACGRLLRTEEDRGTITLLDRRLVTQRYGKAILNALPPFRREIS
- a CDS encoding beta-galactosidase produces the protein MIRTLPALFALLFTAPLMAAPAGQQTLFNFVRPADVVKVATQDASLPQYNAEQTAEGEVLRRITFNPAAEPSLVLSPQTGVWDWSQSGAMSLRIQSAMDWALTLYVKVQSTDGKTLVSRIDLPAGPVQTLLIPLQANSPLSQGMKAGPPMPITVDGQRVLLAGSAGEIDRSQVASVTLSMIKPNAAQSILLERFGVQDSEPVLKAAYSELVDAYGQSTRTRWPEKVSSDEQLKAAAAKEQQQLKGWLAERDKSALDQYGGWNKGPAFEASGFFRTEKRDGRWYLVTPQGHPFYSLGVNTVAPDNNQTYVAGREWMFAALPKVGEPFDKYYGSGDNRGGNGADQGRGFNVGRWYDFYGANLQRAYGTDGFDQKRWVTHTLDRLQAWGFNTVGNWSDEALATADRVPYTLPLSIVGDYASISTGTDWWGGMPDPFDPRFAMATERAVAIAARDHRDDPWLIGFFADNELAWAGPGDDPKSRYALAYGTLRMTTDVPAKRAFLKQLRDKYRNEDGLSKAWGIHLSGWELMEDPGFEPPMPSPEHPEIEADFKYFQKTFADAYFKTISDSLKWHAPNHLLLGGRYAVSTPESVASCAQYCDVLSFNMYTLKPQDGYDFAALHALDKPVLITEFNFGSADRGPFWGGVTQLAREEDRGAAYSNFLKQAMAEPSIVGVHWFQYLDQPVTGRLLDGENGHFGLVGITDVPFQGFVDSVRKSNLAAVDQLGKEAEKAKAASAVREHEGGKSGHEGKGPGQGAGHAGGHAGNGH
- a CDS encoding serine hydrolase domain-containing protein; amino-acid sequence: MQIQGHYELQFEAVREAFAALFDDPQERGAGLCIQIGGETVVDLWAGTADKDGAEAWHSDTIVNLFSCTKTFTAVTALQLVAEGKLQLDAPVANYWPEFAAAGKETITLRQLLCHQAGLPAIREMLPTEALYDWQLMVDTLAAEAPWWTPGQGHGYEAITYGWLVGELLRRADGRGPGESIVARVARPLGLDFHVGLADEEFYRVAHIARSKGNMGDEAAQRLLQVMMREPNAMTTRAFANPPSILTSTNKPEWRRMQQPAANGHGNARSLAGFYSGLLDGSLLEADMLEQLTREHSIGPDKTLLTQTRFGLGCMLDQPQLPNATFGLGPRAFGHPGAGGSVGFADPEHDVAFGFVTNTLGPYVLMDPRAQKLVGILAGCL
- a CDS encoding OmpA family protein; protein product: MLSNKSLALALCLTITGCAQTPQNDAEGGHWWSFGSDKAATKDAVTQNDAKPDAKPAAGAKPVAPVAAAAAAPAPAAAAAPAPVAKADTGSSWWPFFSKSADEKAADAKADLKADLKAATPASTPDAAPAVAKTDTETKWWWPFESKPKPLAKVDVTNVPMPDPKITQAWLDDYEPRLRAAIKDSNLQLERRENVLVVIAPVDGSYNPKRPAMLLPVTLGPFTRVAKAVEGDPKTAVLVLGHVDTNGAEPVSQALTRERAQSIASIFSLSGLKQDRLMMRGMGDLMPRAANDSNQGRALNRRMEILFTQRTTMLALLSKYNSGKPPVADMVAVQTAPAPAPAPAAKKAAPAKKAPAKKAAAKPAAKKAAAKPAAKKAAPKADAPAANDQAKN